In Sphingobacterium zeae, one genomic interval encodes:
- a CDS encoding 8-oxoguanine DNA glycosylase OGG fold protein: MNTLDSTTFLLPQIHGRSIFNRVIPTVNYLERTFKSLEQNGWFYTNLKPWEKQIIKGYALQDVIHKLRAANQQSKVSIIRDQILKHSANDLGTYPLAIYLIVYFIQQTENNQYKSFVEFAQKHGITENLNSISAIWSCGTKDGKYLGILDDSLNIIDLDFFHRWASITPSSTFKEKLKITVSAPLLSKSSYDSHIACFKASINEAPRFTGVNSLKWSEYVMGKEYDIPQFFNKKFDRNEVWDYCGDNTNTDLDALLIVLSWGGMDRMHAKSLLDNPAPVLDIVRRLRSKKFESRKEAFDYIQDKRKQGLLPGMGIGYFTKLICFLQPSLKGYIMDQWLAKSVNLLLGSPLIHIASKTWVSDQNTPAIYEDFCTYIDGLASEIGKSGFETEEFLFSIGGRKKGLWRGYVVQHY; encoded by the coding sequence ATGAACACTTTAGATTCTACGACTTTCTTACTACCTCAAATCCACGGCCGCTCAATTTTTAACAGGGTGATTCCGACAGTTAATTATTTGGAGCGTACTTTTAAATCACTAGAACAAAATGGTTGGTTTTATACTAATTTGAAACCTTGGGAGAAACAAATCATTAAAGGATATGCACTACAAGATGTAATTCATAAATTAAGGGCTGCAAATCAACAATCTAAGGTCTCAATTATACGCGATCAAATATTAAAGCATAGTGCAAATGATCTTGGTACCTACCCCCTCGCAATCTATCTTATTGTTTATTTTATTCAGCAAACTGAGAACAACCAGTATAAATCATTTGTGGAATTTGCACAGAAGCATGGAATCACAGAAAACTTAAATTCAATTTCTGCAATATGGTCATGCGGAACTAAAGATGGGAAATACTTAGGCATCCTTGACGATAGTCTGAATATCATTGATCTTGATTTCTTCCATAGATGGGCGAGCATCACGCCTAGCAGTACGTTCAAGGAAAAATTGAAAATTACAGTGTCAGCTCCTCTATTAAGTAAATCTTCCTATGACAGTCACATAGCTTGCTTTAAAGCCAGTATCAATGAAGCCCCGAGATTCACTGGAGTAAATTCATTGAAATGGTCCGAATATGTTATGGGAAAAGAGTATGATATACCTCAGTTCTTCAATAAGAAATTTGATAGGAATGAGGTATGGGATTATTGCGGAGATAATACAAATACGGATTTAGACGCATTGTTAATCGTATTATCTTGGGGTGGAATGGATCGCATGCATGCGAAAAGCCTATTGGATAATCCAGCGCCTGTATTAGATATTGTAAGGAGATTGAGATCTAAAAAATTTGAATCACGTAAAGAGGCATTCGATTACATACAAGATAAACGTAAACAGGGTCTACTACCGGGTATGGGCATTGGATATTTCACGAAGCTGATCTGTTTCTTACAGCCATCCCTCAAAGGCTATATTATGGATCAATGGTTAGCCAAATCTGTAAATCTACTACTTGGCAGTCCTTTAATACATATTGCTAGCAAAACCTGGGTATCGGACCAAAATACACCCGCTATTTACGAAGACTTTTGTACATATATAGATGGCCTAGCTTCCGAAATTGGAAAATCAGGGTTTGAAACAGAGGAATTCCTATTTTCGATAGGCGGCCGTAAAAAAGGTTTGTGGCGCGGGTATGTTGTGCAGCATTATTAA
- a CDS encoding AbiH family protein has protein sequence MNRLILVGNGFDLAHGLRTSYKDFIFWYLDSCFNGAGIYANGEFYEDELVNVSILEHYRFMDLRAKANNIGISRYLYDNGLLNIYLNFGFYDDLDTIGNAKELFQEVSKIISHEVVFKCSFFKRLIDSCLECGWVDIEQEYFDALKKYNDSNHAHDLDYIRTINKNFEFLKGKLEEYLLIEEERGIEVIPELIEAMRSDFSISDFDTAFNNEDVKSARNTTYENGKLNQYKLYLLNFNYTNTLRKYYKEIANTEKDNYELSVESLDEFNTNKFHSYAINHIHGELKNPINPIIFGFGDEHDKEYLQFEEQKNNSLFEHVKSYHYLKTSNYRNLMRFLNLDHYQVFIIGHSCGLSDRTMFKEIFDHDNCKSVRIFHYNDFFDKSINLSRHFSDKGRMRKLVVEFNPADAINQTRKN, from the coding sequence ATGAATAGATTAATACTTGTTGGTAACGGTTTTGATCTGGCACATGGGTTAAGAACCAGTTATAAAGATTTTATTTTTTGGTACCTGGATAGTTGTTTTAATGGTGCAGGTATATATGCTAATGGAGAATTCTATGAAGACGAATTGGTTAATGTATCAATTTTGGAGCACTACAGGTTTATGGACCTGCGAGCGAAAGCAAACAATATAGGTATCAGTAGATATTTATACGATAATGGGCTTTTAAATATTTACTTAAACTTTGGCTTTTATGATGATTTAGATACCATAGGTAATGCAAAAGAACTATTTCAAGAAGTTTCAAAAATCATATCACATGAAGTTGTTTTTAAATGCAGTTTTTTTAAGAGGTTGATTGATTCATGCTTAGAGTGTGGTTGGGTAGATATAGAACAAGAATATTTTGATGCACTGAAGAAGTATAATGATTCAAATCATGCTCACGATTTAGACTATATACGTACAATAAATAAGAATTTTGAATTTCTAAAAGGAAAGCTTGAAGAGTATTTATTGATCGAAGAAGAGCGAGGCATTGAAGTTATTCCGGAGCTTATAGAAGCCATGCGATCAGATTTTAGCATCTCAGATTTTGATACTGCATTCAATAACGAGGATGTAAAAAGTGCCAGAAACACAACTTATGAAAATGGTAAGCTTAATCAATATAAATTGTATCTGTTGAATTTTAACTATACCAATACGCTTAGAAAGTATTACAAAGAAATCGCTAATACTGAAAAAGACAACTATGAGCTATCTGTTGAATCATTAGATGAGTTTAATACAAACAAATTCCACTCTTATGCGATAAACCATATTCATGGCGAACTTAAAAATCCAATTAATCCGATCATTTTTGGTTTTGGGGATGAACATGATAAAGAGTATTTACAATTTGAAGAACAGAAAAATAATAGTCTTTTTGAGCATGTTAAATCCTATCATTATCTCAAAACTTCCAATTACAGAAATTTAATGCGTTTTTTGAATTTAGATCATTATCAAGTTTTCATAATTGGACATTCGTGTGGTTTGTCAGATCGAACAATGTTCAAAGAAATATTTGACCATGATAATTGTAAGTCTGTTAGAATATTTCATTACAATGATTTTTTTGATAAATCAATTAACCTAAGCCGTCATTTTAGCGATAAGGGACGTATGCGAAAACTTGTGGTTGAATTTAATCCTGCAGATGCTATTAATCAGACAAGAAAGAATTAA
- a CDS encoding PD-(D/E)XK nuclease family protein: METKKDFIYQINETTAKHGLNNYNQFNVFRTMFKMTEEKHLHSRFIAFLLNPQGTHGRGTKFLELFLEELEMPNFRLDGATVVPDEVGKSELDNIDILIRNAHKEAIIIENKIFAGDSNKLELESEKMRDADPNRFQLPRYYNKVIAKGFKVVHILYLTIDGRPPSFYDKFPQCVKDLLIRKEHLKHIQKWLTRCISELVDDNDLKRAIIQYKQASLEFLNDIQLAEDLKIITAANLDEGYNFWINKEIEGVNQAELVLAQFKHVKWHTVYEFFSNLRERIGSTFGVEVFEIENKQITALTHRNIKTKISLSFRKNEVLYYVCNDSNGFSIGMVKESKSKEDYTLLLGNRYANFDFSEKEVFDLVNPLFSNDLVDKIVSECQAFVHKQELIVAANKDFSLEKS; the protein is encoded by the coding sequence ATGGAAACAAAAAAAGACTTTATTTATCAAATAAACGAAACAACCGCTAAGCACGGTTTGAACAATTACAATCAGTTCAACGTATTTAGGACGATGTTCAAAATGACGGAGGAAAAACATCTCCATTCACGCTTTATCGCTTTTTTGCTAAATCCTCAGGGAACTCATGGGCGAGGTACAAAATTTTTAGAACTCTTTTTGGAGGAATTGGAAATGCCGAATTTCCGTTTGGATGGAGCTACTGTAGTACCAGACGAGGTTGGAAAAAGTGAATTGGATAATATTGATATTTTGATTCGAAATGCCCATAAAGAAGCCATCATAATTGAAAATAAGATATTTGCTGGGGATAGTAATAAATTAGAATTGGAGTCTGAGAAAATGCGGGATGCTGATCCCAACAGGTTTCAACTCCCAAGGTATTATAATAAAGTGATAGCAAAGGGTTTTAAAGTTGTTCATATTTTATACTTAACTATTGATGGCAGACCTCCTTCTTTTTATGATAAATTTCCGCAGTGTGTTAAAGATCTTCTTATCAGAAAAGAACATTTAAAACATATACAGAAATGGTTAACACGATGTATTAGTGAGTTAGTTGATGATAACGACCTAAAAAGGGCTATTATACAATATAAACAGGCTTCTTTAGAGTTTTTGAATGATATTCAATTGGCCGAGGATTTAAAAATAATTACTGCTGCAAATTTGGATGAAGGATACAATTTTTGGATAAATAAGGAAATTGAAGGTGTCAATCAGGCTGAATTGGTGTTAGCGCAATTTAAGCATGTTAAGTGGCATACCGTCTATGAGTTTTTTTCAAACTTAAGAGAACGTATCGGAAGTACATTTGGTGTTGAAGTGTTTGAAATAGAAAATAAACAGATTACTGCCCTCACACATAGAAATATTAAAACTAAAATTAGCTTATCATTTCGAAAAAATGAAGTTTTATATTATGTATGCAACGACAGTAATGGTTTCAGCATCGGAATGGTCAAAGAAAGCAAATCTAAAGAAGATTACACATTGCTGTTAGGTAACCGGTATGCCAATTTTGACTTTAGTGAAAAGGAGGTTTTTGATCTTGTCAATCCTTTGTTTAGCAATGATTTAGTCGATAAAATTGTATCAGAGTGCCAGGCATTTGTTCACAAGCAAGAACTAATTGTAGCCGCAAATAAAGATTTTAGTTTAGAAAAATCATAA
- a CDS encoding uracil-DNA glycosylase family protein, with protein sequence MNDQYDIELDNISDSIAWYPYIGKHYANADFKILIVGESHYKDPNDLREIWKEKSFTRVIVGELGLEMQNYNDIKFFQQINKLFNWKRQEFGVWNKAAFYNFIQKPLNTKHDRPSKADFLTGWKSFEKIIEVLRPNLCIFMGSSPANTFNKTYANGEKVNRMITRHDFINRTYLKTSSLINGDIHTDLIFIKHPSKYISLGKWREKLVEFHPEIQAYLID encoded by the coding sequence ATGAATGACCAATACGATATTGAACTAGATAATATTAGCGATTCTATTGCTTGGTACCCATATATCGGAAAGCACTATGCGAACGCAGATTTTAAAATCCTAATTGTTGGTGAAAGCCATTATAAAGATCCCAATGATCTTAGAGAAATATGGAAAGAAAAATCCTTCACGAGAGTTATCGTTGGAGAATTAGGGTTGGAAATGCAAAATTATAATGACATCAAATTCTTTCAGCAAATAAATAAGTTATTTAACTGGAAACGCCAAGAGTTTGGCGTTTGGAATAAAGCCGCGTTTTACAACTTTATCCAAAAACCATTGAATACAAAACATGATAGACCTAGTAAAGCAGATTTTTTAACAGGGTGGAAGAGCTTTGAAAAAATTATTGAAGTTTTAAGACCAAACCTATGTATTTTCATGGGTTCATCGCCTGCTAACACTTTTAATAAGACATATGCTAATGGAGAGAAAGTGAATAGAATGATTACGCGGCATGATTTTATAAATAGAACTTATCTCAAAACTTCAAGTTTAATAAACGGAGATATCCACACAGATTTGATTTTCATTAAACATCCTTCGAAATATATTAGTCTGGGCAAGTGGCGAGAGAAATTGGTCGAGTTTCATCCTGAAATCCAAGCTTATTTGATTGATTAA
- the istB gene encoding IS21-like element helper ATPase IstB, which produces METLLANLRQLKLATMAQNLEMRNRHALEKQISYLEFLELLIEDEIVKRQSNGYQSRLKESRLDTQKILDSYDLSYQPDLDRRLLFDLASCRFIEQRSNAIFMGKPGVGKTHLAHAIGLEAVKRGKKVLFAHTNEMVEKLFASRADGSYQSVLQRYLKPDLLILDELGFKKMPQNSLEDFFEIVRRRYETGSMIITTNRNFEDWGNLFGDRVIASAIIDRIVHHATIVKLNGNSYRVKNLIELQDLFPGEDTARTRRGRPRKQENEILDDQDNE; this is translated from the coding sequence ATGGAAACATTATTAGCAAATTTACGCCAGCTAAAATTGGCCACGATGGCCCAGAACCTTGAAATGAGGAATAGGCATGCCCTGGAAAAACAGATCAGCTACCTTGAATTTCTGGAGCTGCTCATCGAAGATGAAATAGTAAAAAGACAGTCCAATGGCTATCAGTCCAGGCTAAAGGAATCCCGGCTGGATACGCAAAAGATCCTGGACAGTTATGACCTGAGTTACCAGCCGGACCTGGACAGAAGGCTATTATTTGACCTGGCTTCCTGCCGGTTCATAGAACAGCGCTCCAATGCTATATTCATGGGGAAACCCGGTGTCGGGAAAACCCACCTGGCCCATGCGATCGGGCTTGAAGCGGTCAAAAGAGGTAAAAAAGTACTGTTTGCACACACAAATGAAATGGTCGAAAAACTGTTCGCATCAAGGGCAGACGGAAGTTACCAGTCCGTATTGCAGCGTTATCTAAAGCCTGACCTGCTGATACTTGATGAGCTGGGCTTCAAAAAAATGCCGCAGAACAGTCTGGAAGATTTCTTTGAGATCGTTCGCAGGAGGTACGAAACGGGGTCTATGATCATCACCACAAACCGAAACTTTGAAGACTGGGGAAACCTCTTCGGTGACAGGGTAATTGCTTCTGCTATTATAGATAGGATTGTCCATCATGCAACAATTGTAAAACTTAATGGGAACAGCTATCGCGTAAAAAATCTTATCGAACTACAGGATCTTTTTCCTGGTGAAGATACCGCAAGGACTAGAAGAGGGCGCCCTCGAAAGCAGGAAAACGAAATCTTAGATGATCAGGATAATGAATGA
- the istA gene encoding IS21 family transposase yields MYKVAMYNTIKTLLSHGKSIREIASELGMCRKTVSRIQKALERGLEEPLPQVRPKLLDDYLDDIQVYKEMGLSAILIHQRLHEQHGLDISYPSVARSIERLKKQEVFVPLHSDPGEEAQVDFGYMGTFRRNGRPVKVWVFSMVLSHSRYSFYKLVTSQRVDEFLDCHIKAFEYFGGVPRTVKLDNLKSGVTIPDLYEPELQRRYSEFLSYYSCAGIACRPRRPQDKGKVESSIKYVKNNFLKGFDGNGYEDLLCGLKVWNEETCNKRVHGTTRRIPLAVFEQYEKHALLALPPVRYEILEVGSRKVTRLAHVSYRHNYYSVPAAYAGRTVRLESNGTCLKIFDGSTRIALHQVSGQMGMYVSLEEHRPDYKKNISREEYKRLMGSIGPSALLFFEHLLAEVPTHWSPMTRGILKLKKRFTDVQIDLSCKRALHYRAFSYQQVKRICENELYKQNYEEMSPMVYSSEYEHELGLYDRLTN; encoded by the coding sequence ATGTATAAAGTGGCAATGTATAATACGATAAAAACACTGCTATCCCACGGGAAATCGATACGGGAGATAGCATCAGAACTTGGGATGTGCCGCAAGACCGTTTCCCGGATACAGAAAGCCCTTGAGCGTGGGCTAGAGGAACCTTTGCCTCAGGTAAGGCCAAAGCTGCTGGACGATTATCTCGATGACATTCAGGTATATAAGGAGATGGGACTGAGCGCTATACTTATCCACCAGCGCCTGCATGAGCAGCACGGTTTAGATATATCTTATCCCAGTGTCGCCAGAAGTATCGAGAGATTAAAGAAGCAGGAGGTTTTTGTGCCGCTGCACAGCGATCCGGGAGAAGAAGCGCAGGTGGATTTCGGATATATGGGTACTTTCCGCAGGAATGGCCGCCCTGTAAAAGTATGGGTGTTTTCCATGGTTCTCTCCCATAGCCGTTACAGCTTTTATAAACTGGTGACCAGCCAGCGGGTGGACGAATTTCTGGACTGCCATATCAAAGCTTTCGAGTATTTTGGGGGTGTTCCGCGAACTGTCAAACTTGACAACCTGAAATCTGGGGTGACCATTCCGGATCTTTACGAACCGGAGCTCCAGCGCAGGTATTCTGAATTTCTTTCCTACTACAGCTGTGCAGGAATTGCGTGCAGGCCACGCCGTCCACAGGACAAGGGCAAAGTTGAATCATCTATCAAATATGTAAAAAACAATTTTTTAAAGGGCTTCGATGGCAATGGCTATGAAGATCTGCTGTGCGGGCTGAAGGTCTGGAACGAAGAGACATGCAATAAGCGCGTACACGGAACCACGCGCCGTATCCCTCTTGCCGTATTTGAACAGTATGAAAAGCATGCACTGCTTGCATTGCCCCCGGTGCGATATGAAATCCTGGAGGTCGGATCCAGAAAAGTCACCCGGCTGGCACACGTGAGCTACCGCCATAATTACTATTCGGTGCCCGCTGCCTATGCGGGCAGAACCGTCAGGCTCGAAAGCAACGGTACCTGCCTAAAAATATTTGACGGCAGCACCCGCATTGCACTCCATCAGGTAAGCGGACAGATGGGCATGTACGTTTCTCTGGAGGAACACCGTCCGGATTATAAAAAGAATATCAGCAGAGAAGAATATAAGCGGCTAATGGGAAGTATCGGACCTTCTGCACTGCTTTTCTTTGAACATCTTCTGGCGGAGGTGCCTACCCACTGGAGCCCGATGACCCGCGGGATACTTAAATTAAAAAAGCGGTTTACCGACGTGCAGATCGATCTGTCATGTAAGCGCGCGCTCCATTACAGAGCCTTCAGCTACCAGCAGGTCAAACGGATCTGCGAGAACGAGCTTTACAAGCAAAATTACGAGGAAATGTCTCCTATGGTGTATTCCAGCGAATACGAACACGAACTCGGACTATACGACAGATTAACAAACTGA
- a CDS encoding S41 family peptidase: MYKIFFFIACLSILNICHAQNREVTKLTNQFIDTLEVHSFMRSKIDFDRLRIETNTKVKNINKTDSLLPTFKEIVSGLKDHHSSVSRVKDTTDNLAFIKMIASTTYEKEGMSPLNFRHRLIEDKYAYINVPGVLLEHRRYIDTLQKQLSELDGRHPKAWIIDLTENDGGAFVPMVTPFHSLIDTTQTFSYFDGTLDKDGKEVLIDKFQIPQNGLYIDDSIEAKYCKFDTVQAQPLKNNQIPIIVLVSNITASSGEITASHFLGQKNVTLIGTKTNGLTSSNELYYVDKGYSVNLMTALLHDRKGKSYHVGEGIGPDIIVDFDYPENIRNFKERYRFTLENKSVFINKAIEVLRAKGI; this comes from the coding sequence ATGTACAAGATCTTTTTTTTTATAGCTTGTTTATCCATTTTAAATATTTGCCATGCTCAAAATAGAGAGGTAACCAAATTAACGAATCAATTTATCGATACGTTGGAAGTCCATTCTTTTATGCGGAGCAAAATCGACTTTGATCGATTACGTATAGAGACCAATACAAAGGTTAAGAATATAAATAAGACAGACTCATTGTTGCCGACGTTTAAAGAAATAGTTTCCGGATTAAAGGATCATCATTCCAGTGTTAGTCGTGTTAAAGATACAACTGATAATCTGGCATTCATCAAAATGATCGCAAGTACGACCTATGAGAAAGAAGGAATGTCTCCGCTCAATTTTCGACATCGTTTAATTGAAGATAAATATGCATATATCAATGTTCCTGGTGTACTTTTAGAGCATAGACGTTACATTGATACTTTGCAAAAACAGTTAAGTGAATTGGATGGAAGGCATCCGAAAGCCTGGATTATTGACTTAACTGAAAATGATGGTGGCGCCTTTGTACCGATGGTTACCCCATTTCATAGCTTGATTGATACAACTCAAACGTTTTCTTATTTTGATGGAACCTTAGATAAGGATGGCAAGGAGGTTTTAATAGATAAATTTCAGATTCCCCAAAATGGATTATATATTGACGATAGCATTGAAGCTAAATATTGTAAATTCGATACCGTCCAAGCTCAACCTCTTAAAAATAACCAAATACCCATTATTGTCTTGGTCTCAAATATCACTGCAAGTTCTGGCGAAATTACTGCGAGCCACTTCTTGGGACAAAAGAATGTTACTTTAATCGGAACAAAGACGAATGGTTTAACTTCGAGCAATGAACTCTATTATGTGGATAAGGGTTATTCCGTTAATTTGATGACAGCATTGTTGCATGACCGGAAAGGAAAATCTTATCATGTTGGGGAAGGTATAGGTCCTGATATCATCGTTGACTTTGATTATCCTGAAAACATCCGAAATTTTAAAGAACGCTATCGATTTACATTAGAAAACAAATCAGTATTTATCAATAAAGCGATTGAGGTTTTGAGAGCAAAAGGGATTTAA
- a CDS encoding nuclear transport factor 2 family protein, protein MKTLVKTFAAAALFAVSTFAMAAEGPGAKAIKASVNLSTADFALAHYVAVTTEGESAGVEQLFAEDFSQKIQASNAQNHSRSEMVKLLKKQKGEKLNCTVSTDIIEESADYMVAKVTLKFENFTKTDLITLERVGNDWKVSKSINSYK, encoded by the coding sequence ATGAAAACTTTAGTAAAAACATTCGCAGCAGCAGCTTTATTCGCAGTATCTACTTTCGCTATGGCAGCTGAAGGACCTGGAGCAAAAGCAATAAAAGCAAGCGTTAACCTTTCCACAGCTGACTTCGCTTTAGCGCACTATGTTGCGGTAACCACTGAGGGGGAATCAGCAGGTGTAGAGCAGTTATTCGCCGAAGATTTCAGCCAAAAAATCCAAGCATCCAACGCGCAAAATCATAGCCGTAGCGAAATGGTCAAACTATTGAAAAAACAAAAGGGCGAAAAGCTGAACTGTACAGTAAGCACTGATATAATCGAAGAATCTGCTGATTATATGGTCGCTAAAGTGACTTTAAAATTTGAGAACTTTACGAAAACAGATTTAATTACCTTGGAGCGAGTGGGCAATGACTGGAAAGTATCCAAATCGATTAATTCGTATAAATAG